One Deltaproteobacteria bacterium PRO3 DNA window includes the following coding sequences:
- a CDS encoding elongation factor Tu — translation AITVELITPVALEKEMRFAIREGGRTVGAGVVTEIIE, via the coding sequence GGCGATCACGGTGGAGCTGATCACGCCTGTGGCGCTGGAGAAAGAGATGCGGTTCGCGATCCGCGAGGGCGGACGCACCGTCGGCGCGGGCGTCGTCACCGAGATCATCGAATAG
- the rpsJ gene encoding 30S ribosomal protein S10 — METPGQKIRIRLKAFDHKLLDQSASEIVETAKRTGARIAGPVPLPTKIERYTVLRSPHVDKKSREQFEIRTHKRLLDILEPTQQTIDALMRLDLSAGVEVEIKMV; from the coding sequence ATGGAAACCCCAGGACAAAAAATCCGAATCCGGCTCAAGGCCTTCGATCACAAGTTGTTGGACCAGTCGGCTTCCGAAATCGTCGAGACGGCGAAACGCACGGGCGCCCGCATCGCGGGGCCGGTCCCGCTGCCCACCAAGATCGAGCGCTACACGGTGCTTCGTTCGCCGCACGTCGACAAGAAGTCGCGCGAGCAATTCGAGATTCGGACCCACAAACGTCTTTTGGATATTCTCGAACCGACCCAGCAGACCATCGACGCCCTGATGCGGCTCGACCTGTCGGCGGGCGTCGAAGTCGAGATTAAGATGGTATGA
- a CDS encoding 50S ribosomal protein L3, which produces MKPGLIGKKIAMTQIFGDGGDYAGATVLQVGPCFVTQVKSGAKEGYNALQLGFGELEFRRVNRATRGHFEKKGLKAFRHLREIRVSDAGAFQIGQKLDVSAFQVGDRVDVTGVSKGKGFQGVIKRHHKAGGPASHGSCFHRSTGSIGQRTYPGKVFKLMGLPGHMGDERVTVRNLKILRVDAARNLLVLNGAVPGGENAILLVRSADPGFEKRLKSQEAPKAAEAAPAEAAPAEEAPAS; this is translated from the coding sequence ATCAAACCGGGACTCATCGGCAAAAAAATCGCCATGACCCAGATTTTCGGGGACGGGGGCGATTACGCCGGCGCCACGGTGCTGCAAGTCGGCCCCTGTTTCGTGACTCAGGTCAAGAGCGGCGCGAAGGAAGGCTACAACGCCCTCCAGCTCGGCTTCGGCGAGCTCGAGTTCCGCCGCGTCAACCGCGCGACGCGCGGGCACTTTGAGAAGAAGGGTCTCAAGGCCTTCCGCCACCTGCGCGAGATCCGCGTCAGCGACGCCGGGGCCTTCCAGATCGGCCAGAAGCTCGACGTCTCGGCCTTCCAAGTCGGCGACCGCGTCGACGTGACTGGCGTCTCGAAGGGCAAGGGTTTTCAGGGCGTCATCAAGCGGCACCACAAGGCCGGCGGTCCCGCCAGCCACGGTTCCTGCTTCCATCGCTCGACGGGTTCCATCGGTCAGCGCACCTATCCCGGCAAGGTCTTCAAGCTGATGGGGCTGCCGGGTCACATGGGCGACGAGCGGGTCACGGTCCGCAACCTGAAGATCCTGCGGGTCGACGCCGCGCGCAACCTTTTGGTGTTGAACGGCGCGGTGCCGGGCGGGGAGAACGCGATCCTGCTGGTCCGCAGCGCGGACCCGGGCTTCGAGAAGCGCCTGAAGTCGCAAGAGGCCCCCAAGGCCGCCGAGGCGGCGCCGGCCGAGGCCGCGCCCGCGGAGGAGGCCCCGGCTTCCTAG
- the rplD gene encoding 50S ribosomal protein L4 translates to MSTLALYSQAGKKVRDIEVAEGLLAGPIRKGLLYYMVRNQLANRRAGTHATKTRGMTTGSTKKIYRQKGTGNARHGDIKAPIFVGGGRIFGPHPRDYSYTTPKPAKRRALQTALALKNKDGALRVVENLTWKEIKTKQAAEFFKALECKSALLVIAGADDKVEKSVRNLKGFKVLRAEGLNVYDILKYDQLVLTEDALKAVVERLGETIQ, encoded by the coding sequence ATGAGCACATTAGCCTTATACAGCCAAGCGGGCAAAAAGGTCCGCGACATCGAAGTGGCCGAGGGTCTGCTGGCCGGGCCGATCCGCAAGGGCCTGCTTTACTACATGGTCCGCAATCAGCTCGCCAACCGGCGGGCCGGCACGCACGCGACCAAGACCCGCGGCATGACCACCGGCTCCACCAAGAAGATCTACCGCCAGAAGGGCACCGGCAACGCCCGCCACGGCGACATCAAGGCCCCGATCTTCGTCGGCGGCGGCCGCATCTTCGGGCCGCATCCCAGGGATTACAGCTACACGACGCCTAAGCCGGCCAAGCGCCGCGCCCTGCAGACCGCCTTGGCCCTCAAGAACAAAGACGGAGCCCTGCGGGTGGTCGAAAACCTGACGTGGAAAGAGATCAAGACGAAGCAAGCCGCCGAGTTCTTCAAGGCCCTCGAATGCAAATCCGCCTTGTTGGTCATCGCCGGCGCCGACGACAAGGTCGAGAAATCGGTCCGCAACCTGAAGGGCTTCAAGGTGCTGCGCGCCGAGGGCCTGAACGTCTACGACATCCTGAAGTACGATCAATTGGTTTTAACCGAAGACGCCTTGAAGGCGGTCGTCGAACGCCTCGGCGAGACGATTCAATAG
- a CDS encoding 50S ribosomal protein L23 encodes MEMHEIIRRPLITEKGTQLREIQNQYLFEVDQRASKHQIKGAVEQLFKVHVEDVKTLVVRGKIKRVGRSIGKRSNWKKAYVTLKEGEKIEFFEGV; translated from the coding sequence ATGGAAATGCACGAAATCATCCGTCGCCCGTTGATCACCGAAAAGGGCACGCAGCTGCGCGAGATCCAAAACCAGTACCTCTTCGAGGTCGACCAGCGGGCGAGCAAGCACCAGATCAAGGGCGCGGTGGAACAATTGTTCAAGGTGCACGTCGAGGACGTGAAGACCCTGGTCGTCCGCGGCAAGATCAAGCGCGTCGGCCGCAGCATCGGCAAGCGTTCCAACTGGAAAAAGGCCTACGTCACCCTGAAAGAAGGCGAAAAAATAGAATTCTTTGAAGGAGTCTAA
- the rplB gene encoding 50S ribosomal protein L2, with amino-acid sequence MPMKEYNPITPGRRQMNVSDFAEITKKRPEKSLLAHKTRSGGRNNHGRITTRHIGGGHKKRYRIIDFRRDKLDIPAKVAAIEYDPNRNARIALLFYADGEKRYIIAPQSLGVGRQVIASESADILPGNALPLRNIPVGTNIYNIELKVGKGGQIARSAGTFAQLMAKEGKYALVKLPSGEVRKVFIDCMATIGEVSNPEFENTTWGKAGRTRWRGIRPTVRGMVMNPVDHPHGGGEGCSKGGNHPSSPWGTPAKGYKTRQNKRTQNMIVKDRRSKL; translated from the coding sequence ATGCCAATGAAAGAATACAACCCGATCACCCCCGGCCGCCGGCAGATGAACGTCTCGGATTTCGCCGAGATCACCAAGAAGCGCCCCGAGAAGTCGCTCTTGGCGCACAAGACCCGCTCGGGCGGGCGCAACAACCACGGGCGCATCACCACCCGCCACATCGGCGGCGGGCACAAGAAGCGCTACCGCATCATCGACTTCCGCCGCGACAAGCTGGACATTCCGGCCAAAGTGGCCGCGATCGAATACGATCCCAATCGCAACGCGCGGATCGCGCTGCTCTTCTATGCCGACGGCGAGAAGCGCTACATCATCGCGCCGCAGTCCCTGGGCGTGGGCCGTCAGGTGATCGCCTCGGAGAGCGCCGACATCCTTCCGGGCAACGCTCTGCCGCTGCGCAACATCCCGGTCGGTACCAACATTTACAACATCGAGCTCAAGGTCGGGAAGGGCGGCCAGATCGCCCGCAGCGCCGGCACCTTCGCGCAGCTGATGGCGAAGGAAGGCAAGTACGCCCTGGTCAAGCTGCCCTCCGGCGAGGTCCGCAAGGTCTTCATCGACTGCATGGCGACCATCGGCGAGGTCAGCAACCCCGAGTTCGAGAACACCACCTGGGGCAAGGCCGGCCGCACCCGCTGGCGCGGCATCCGTCCGACGGTCCGCGGCATGGTCATGAACCCGGTCGACCACCCGCACGGCGGCGGCGAGGGTTGCAGCAAGGGCGGCAACCATCCCAGCAGCCCCTGGGGCACCCCGGCCAAGGGTTATAAGACGCGTCAGAACAAGCGGACGCAAAACATGATCGTGAAGGATCGCAGAAGCAAACTGTAA
- the rpsS gene encoding 30S ribosomal protein S19 — protein MPRSLKKGPWVDPSLQKKVDAQQDQSSKKVIKTWSRRSMITPDFVGLTFAVHNGRKFIPVFVTENMVGHKLGEFAATRTFHMHSGDRKTKEAK, from the coding sequence ATGCCTCGTTCCTTAAAAAAAGGCCCCTGGGTCGACCCCTCCCTGCAAAAGAAGGTGGACGCCCAGCAGGACCAAAGCAGCAAGAAAGTGATCAAGACCTGGTCGCGCCGCTCGATGATCACGCCCGACTTCGTGGGCCTGACCTTCGCGGTGCACAACGGCCGCAAGTTCATCCCCGTCTTCGTCACCGAGAACATGGTCGGCCATAAGCTGGGCGAGTTCGCCGCGACCCGCACCTTCCACATGCACTCGGGCGACCGGAAGACCAAGGAGGCCAAGTAG
- a CDS encoding 50S ribosomal protein L22: MSAKACISYLRVTPRKARLVADLIRGKKVQAALDLLSFTNRYVAKDFKKLLRSALANAEQKGGMDPDNLIVKTVMVDQGPTIKRWQARARGSAYKIEKKTSHITLILEEK, from the coding sequence ATGTCCGCCAAAGCCTGCATCAGCTATCTTAGGGTGACCCCGCGCAAGGCGCGGCTGGTGGCCGACTTGATCCGCGGCAAGAAGGTCCAAGCGGCCCTCGACCTGCTGTCCTTCACCAACCGCTACGTCGCCAAGGATTTCAAAAAACTGCTCCGCTCCGCCCTGGCCAACGCCGAGCAGAAGGGCGGCATGGATCCGGACAACCTCATCGTCAAGACGGTGATGGTCGATCAGGGTCCCACGATCAAGCGCTGGCAGGCCCGCGCGCGCGGCTCCGCCTACAAGATCGAAAAGAAGACCAGTCACATCACTTTAATCCTGGAAGAGAAATAG
- the rpsC gene encoding 30S ribosomal protein S3 yields the protein MGQKVHPIGFRVGITKPWLSKWYAKRNYAEFLHEDIKFRREVKKKLYSTGVSKIEIERAARKVKVIIHTARPGLVIGKKGAGIDQLRAELAKKSNCEVFLDIQEVRKAEIDAQLVAENIAMQLERRVAFRRAMKKAVQSAQKFGAKGIKVMVAGRLGGAEIARTEWYREGRVPLQTLRADIDYATAEANTTYGLIGVKVWIFKGEILGPVETKAVPFQASTTPAPAAAEE from the coding sequence ATGGGTCAGAAGGTTCATCCAATCGGATTTCGCGTCGGGATCACCAAGCCGTGGCTGTCCAAGTGGTACGCCAAGCGCAACTACGCCGAGTTCCTGCACGAGGACATCAAGTTCCGCCGCGAGGTGAAGAAGAAGCTTTATTCGACCGGCGTCTCCAAGATCGAGATCGAGCGCGCCGCCCGCAAGGTGAAGGTCATCATTCATACCGCGCGCCCCGGCCTGGTCATCGGCAAAAAGGGCGCCGGCATCGACCAGCTCCGCGCCGAGCTGGCCAAGAAGAGCAACTGCGAGGTCTTCCTCGACATCCAAGAGGTCCGCAAGGCCGAGATCGACGCCCAGCTGGTCGCCGAAAACATCGCCATGCAGCTCGAGCGCCGCGTCGCCTTCCGCCGCGCGATGAAGAAGGCGGTGCAGTCCGCGCAGAAGTTCGGCGCCAAGGGCATCAAGGTCATGGTCGCCGGCCGCCTGGGCGGCGCCGAGATCGCCCGCACCGAGTGGTACCGCGAGGGCCGCGTTCCCCTGCAGACGCTGCGCGCCGACATCGATTACGCGACCGCCGAGGCCAACACGACTTACGGCCTGATCGGCGTCAAAGTGTGGATCTTCAAGGGCGAGATCCTGGGACCGGTCGAGACCAAGGCCGTTCCGTTCCAGGCCTCCACCACGCCGGCTCCGGCCGCGGCGGAAGAATAG
- the rplP gene encoding 50S ribosomal protein L16, which yields MLIPKKVKYRKQQKGRMRGKAYRGCNLNFGDFAIQAVDCGRLTSRQIEAGRIAINRCIKRGGKLWIRVFPDKPITKKPLETRMGKGKGNPEEWVAVIKPGRIIYEMEGVEKGIAIEALTLAKHKLPVRTKIVTREGYRDAK from the coding sequence ATGCTGATTCCCAAAAAGGTTAAGTACCGAAAACAACAAAAGGGCCGGATGCGCGGCAAGGCCTATCGCGGCTGCAACCTCAATTTCGGCGACTTCGCGATCCAGGCCGTCGACTGCGGGCGACTGACCTCGCGCCAGATCGAGGCCGGCCGCATCGCGATCAACCGCTGCATCAAGCGCGGCGGCAAGCTGTGGATCCGGGTCTTCCCGGACAAGCCGATCACCAAGAAGCCCCTCGAAACCCGCATGGGAAAAGGCAAGGGCAACCCCGAGGAATGGGTGGCGGTGATCAAGCCGGGACGCATCATCTACGAGATGGAAGGCGTCGAGAAGGGCATCGCGATCGAGGCCCTGACCCTGGCCAAGCACAAGCTGCCCGTCCGCACCAAAATCGTGACCCGGGAGGGATACCGTGACGCCAAGTGA
- a CDS encoding 50S ribosomal protein L29 yields the protein MTPSEIREKNLKELAVLEKDLREELFKLKMQNATGQLEKNHRVTEVKRDIARVLTVARQKRAAEKGAKA from the coding sequence GTGACGCCAAGTGAGATCCGCGAGAAGAATTTGAAGGAACTGGCGGTCCTCGAAAAGGACCTGCGGGAAGAGCTCTTCAAGCTCAAGATGCAGAACGCCACCGGTCAGCTCGAGAAAAACCACCGGGTGACCGAGGTGAAGCGCGACATCGCGCGGGTGCTGACCGTGGCCCGCCAAAAGCGCGCCGCCGAGAAGGGAGCGAAGGCCTAA
- the rpsQ gene encoding 30S ribosomal protein S17 has product MSEQTHKRKTKVGTVVSNKMQKTVTVSVDRLVMHPTVKKYYKRRSTFKAHDEKGLCKVGDQVQIIETRPLSKTKRWAVQAILKKAEGLE; this is encoded by the coding sequence ATGTCCGAACAGACCCACAAAAGAAAAACCAAAGTCGGCACCGTCGTCAGCAACAAGATGCAGAAGACCGTCACCGTTTCGGTCGACCGCCTCGTGATGCACCCGACGGTGAAGAAGTATTACAAGCGCCGTTCCACCTTCAAGGCCCACGACGAGAAGGGGCTGTGCAAGGTGGGCGATCAGGTCCAAATCATCGAGACCCGGCCGCTCTCCAAGACCAAGCGTTGGGCGGTGCAAGCGATCCTCAAAAAGGCGGAAGGCCTGGAGTAA
- the rplN gene encoding 50S ribosomal protein L14: MIQQQSILDSADNSGAKKLMCIKVLGGTRRKYATIGDVIVVSVKEALPDSKVKKGDVKKGVIVRTRKEISRVDGSYIRFDQNSIVLINDAGEPIGTRIFGPVARELRAKKFMKIISLAPEVL; the protein is encoded by the coding sequence ATGATTCAGCAGCAAAGCATTCTCGATTCAGCCGACAATTCCGGCGCCAAGAAACTGATGTGCATCAAGGTGCTCGGCGGCACGCGCCGCAAGTACGCCACCATCGGAGACGTCATCGTCGTCTCGGTGAAAGAGGCGCTGCCCGACTCGAAGGTGAAGAAGGGCGACGTCAAGAAGGGCGTGATCGTCCGCACCCGCAAGGAGATCAGCCGCGTCGACGGGTCCTACATCCGCTTCGACCAAAACTCGATCGTCCTCATCAACGACGCCGGCGAGCCGATCGGCACCCGCATCTTCGGGCCCGTCGCCCGCGAGCTGCGCGCCAAGAAGTTCATGAAGATCATCTCGCTGGCCCCGGAGGTCCTCTAA
- a CDS encoding 50S ribosomal protein L24, whose product MPKQGHIRKNDQVMVITGRDKGKIGRVLRVLPKEGRVVVEKVNVVKRHTKPSAKNRQGGILEKELSIHVSNVMLLDPKKAEPTRVGFKVADGKKVRVSKKSKEVIEAKK is encoded by the coding sequence ATGCCGAAGCAAGGTCACATTCGAAAAAACGACCAGGTCATGGTCATCACCGGGCGCGACAAGGGCAAGATCGGCCGCGTGCTCCGCGTCCTTCCCAAAGAGGGAAGGGTGGTCGTCGAGAAGGTCAATGTGGTGAAGCGCCACACCAAGCCTTCGGCCAAAAACCGCCAGGGGGGCATCCTCGAGAAAGAGCTCAGCATCCACGTCTCCAACGTGATGTTGCTCGACCCGAAGAAGGCCGAGCCGACCCGCGTCGGTTTCAAGGTGGCGGACGGCAAAAAGGTCCGCGTCAGCAAGAAGAGCAAGGAAGTCATCGAAGCGAAAAAGTAG
- the rplE gene encoding 50S ribosomal protein L5 yields the protein MKEFNYQNVMQVPRLEKIVVNMSLAEALQNSKVLDVAAEEIKSITGQKPVITKAKKSIASFKLREGQKLGVMVTLRKDRMYEFLNRLCNIALPRVRDFKGISGRAFDGRGNYTLGITEQIIFPEINYDRIDKIRGMNITIVTTAVNDEEGKALLKHLGMPFRN from the coding sequence ATGAAGGAGTTCAACTACCAGAACGTCATGCAGGTTCCGCGCCTCGAGAAGATCGTCGTCAACATGTCGCTCGCCGAGGCGCTGCAGAACAGCAAGGTGCTCGACGTGGCGGCCGAAGAGATCAAGTCGATCACCGGTCAAAAGCCGGTGATCACCAAGGCCAAGAAGTCCATCGCGTCGTTCAAGCTGCGCGAAGGGCAGAAGCTGGGCGTGATGGTCACCCTGCGCAAGGACCGCATGTACGAGTTCCTCAACCGGCTTTGCAACATCGCCCTGCCGCGCGTCCGCGACTTCAAGGGCATCAGCGGCCGGGCCTTCGACGGGCGGGGCAACTACACCCTGGGCATCACCGAGCAGATCATTTTTCCGGAGATCAACTACGATCGGATCGACAAGATCCGCGGGATGAACATCACCATCGTGACCACGGCGGTCAACGACGAGGAAGGCAAGGCGCTCCTGAAACACCTGGGGATGCCGTTCAGAAATTAA
- a CDS encoding type Z 30S ribosomal protein S14, protein MAKTSLMVKAARKPKFKVRAYNRCPLCGRPRAFLRKFKMCRLCFRKLARQGEIPGVTKASW, encoded by the coding sequence ATGGCTAAAACATCGTTAATGGTCAAAGCGGCTCGCAAGCCGAAATTCAAGGTGAGGGCTTACAACCGGTGCCCGTTGTGCGGGCGTCCCCGGGCGTTTCTTCGCAAGTTCAAGATGTGCCGCCTTTGCTTTCGCAAACTGGCCCGACAGGGCGAAATTCCCGGCGTGACCAAGGCCAGCTGGTAA
- the rpsH gene encoding 30S ribosomal protein S8, with product MTDPIADMLTRIRNAARARHEVVEIPASKMKVAVAQLLKDEGFIKDFHVVEHKNQGKILVNLKYRGKNQSCIMGLRRMSKPGRRVYVGYEKIQPVLNGLGVAILSTPKGILTDKKARELKVGGELLLSVW from the coding sequence ATGACAGATCCCATTGCAGACATGCTAACCCGAATCCGCAACGCGGCCCGCGCCCGTCACGAGGTGGTGGAAATTCCCGCCTCCAAGATGAAGGTCGCCGTGGCGCAACTGCTCAAGGACGAGGGCTTCATCAAGGACTTCCATGTGGTCGAGCACAAGAACCAGGGGAAGATCCTCGTGAACCTCAAATACCGCGGCAAGAACCAGTCCTGCATCATGGGACTGCGCCGCATGAGCAAGCCCGGTCGTCGCGTCTACGTCGGATACGAAAAGATTCAACCCGTGCTCAACGGTTTGGGCGTCGCCATCCTTTCCACCCCCAAGGGCATCTTGACCGACAAGAAGGCCCGTGAGTTGAAAGTCGGCGGAGAACTCCTCTTAAGCGTTTGGTAA